The sequence acattatgtttgatttgtaattgttacactagaactctgtagtgcatgtgtttgtgtgcgcacagtagcctccgtgtggctgctgtaagtgacactgtgttgttgctgctgctgttgacgtgtgtgcacattgagagagagaagcgctgcagtaatatgcttttaacagagcatttatattactgtgatgttgctgtcgggctaacgttagcttgttagctcctctgagggagggacttaggaaagtttggaggcagggcaagagagggagggagggggagagagggatctgagagttgcagactgcacctttaacagtAAATAGACTTTTCCACTGAGGTTGACAGTTCtgcaaataaaatatgtaaacagAGACTTGAGTGCATCTCTTTGTGCAAATGTCAACAATCGTGTGAACAGACGGCGCATTTTTTCTTTGTGCTGTGGTCTTTGTTTTTCAGTTCAGTGCATCACTAGttattaataaattacaattgttcTCTGACTGATGTCACCTGATCAAGCACTTTCCAACATTCCACACTGCATAATAAGTAATTAAATTATGTATGAACCAAACTGATATATCAGATCAATGGCAGTAATGGCCAATACACAAGGCGGATATACGGGTGTTGTATAAAAAGTGAGAAAGTTTTATACTCCTAGATTATGTAACAAATAGTTTGGGATCCACTGCAGATGCTTACCTGGCTGCCACATTCTGCCAAAGGGTTGGTCACCCTGGAAGGTTCCATGGTTATTCTGTGGAGCTGATTCTATGCCTGGGATGTCCTGGCCATTAGGCTGAATGTTGGGCTGCTCAGGTCCCGTAGAATCCTTTTGAGCGATCCATGCTTGTGCAAGAGCAGCCCAGTCCACTTGACCTGAGGGTCAGGAGTACAACACAATATATATCACTAGAGTGGATATAGCtgttacaaaataaatcaacatacatttaactcattcagtgccactGACGTACTTTTACGTCATttacgttttttcacggggattactagaatacaccctGATGAAGGTcgctcatcaatatctaagctgtagggtgatgtagtgaccaactggtgccctgaaggtcGCAATAGCGCACCTTTatatgagagattagccactgatgctaccattagctaaggagaaAGAAGCAGGACGAGGGATATTATGGTGCTACGGAGtaatattgtgaagtatccagcagctcacagcaccacatattaacacagaacatgtgtggacctaagTTGATTAATAATTATGCTGCGATCGTGAGATTAAACCATCAtctaaccgggctaaacgggtAATCTCTGCGTGTGGGGAGGAAGAGTAAATTACGTCTGTGTGGTtgaatccattcaactctgacataaatagcaaaaaaacacaataattttGCAATCAAAATCCCAGTTTGAGTgctgttttgtagttttatagaagcaaaccaatgttgaggtgtacctaaagcaaaaaaaaattgcttcaaagtcactaatagatttttttcagtttttctcagctttttgtcacaaactggcaatttgtgtgaaacttgcctctattcaactgaagattacagaagaacgaaacattATTAATGAGAAACCAttatttttctgatgaaagtagagactttaatctttcagaatctggtttagATTTCAGATCGTcattgtacaaaatattctgtgggtctttaaatatcagtgaaaatgctcaaaaacggctgacACTGAGGAgggaaaaaattctgaaaatggctggcactgaatgagttcaggtaagaagaaaaaagttcTGATGCTGAAGGTGCCCTTGTTGTTCGAGCATCCCACACTGACCTGGATCCTGCTGGTGCTGGAAGGACTGCATCCACTGCTGCTGGCTCAGGGGCCACTGAGGCCAGGGCTGTCCACCCTGGTCCCACATCACGTCTACCTAGGGCCAGAAGGAAACCTGACGTCAGCATCAAATAAATACCTCAGAGAGGAGTGTTCTTCCGACGGCTAGCATTAAGCTAACACAGGAATTCGGTTTGATAAACTCGCCAATGGTAGCCTTAGCTAAGATGGTACACACTGGGAAACCTTAAGTCCGTCTGTTTGATAGTCTAAAACATTATGACATAAGTAAACACATGTGCCAACGCTGAcgtttggagacaaaaataaacccAAGCGATGTGAAGTCATACTCTGAGGTGGCCTCGGGTCGCGCGTTTGTAAGCTAGCTTAGCTCAATGGAAACGATAGCTGGCAACGGTGCAGTGCGATTAATATCCACAGACTCACATTACTATACATTTAGCAGATGTTTTTGTGGTGAAACGTGAGCGAAAACAAGGTCTAAATTTAGCCTCTTCTCACATCTATCTCGTCTTACCGTGGAAAGTCTCGCTGTGGCTGTGACTGAGAGTCCAAATCAAAATGGCCGCAGCGGTGAGCAGCTCGGTGGAGCCTGTGCTGCCTTCAGGAGTGTCGGAAAATTtgcactcaattttttttttttttttttttttttttttaaacataaatctaacaTAACTTCTAGACCCTTTTCAGATTCAAAAACGTCATTGCAGTTCGAACCTTTGCAGTGAATCAGCTGCATGTCAAATATGAATGTATATTATTGGAATATTTTGGTTCTCGTTTTTATATTTAGTCatttaactgtgtttttttttagatgcctTTGTCCTTATGTAATGTATCGTAGTTGGTTTAGTTTGGCTCTCATGTTTTATGTGAAAACTGTTCATTTGTatgataaacaaaataactaagCTATTATTACTAACAGAGGTGAAAGCAATGGATTACTCACGTTAccgtaattgagttgcttttatgggttctTCTACTTTTTTCGTTATATTTCTCATTCAGTAACTGTACTtatacttaaagctgcaatatgtaattttataaattaatttgttttattgtattgcatattgtaatccaatcCCTGATAGCACACAACTCTCGCCGATGTCGGCacgatgaatgaagttgcatcgGCGAGACATATCatggagagcgtttgctcattgggcagacgTCGCAGAGACATCGGCGTTTGGCCAATGTTTGGACaatggattaaagatgctcagcgtggcctctctacagcttatattaacctttattcaGCTTggatcattcaattagtataaatatctccatatccataatcgagtatttacttaaatctgataggaatataACAATATgacaatatcacaaaaaaacataaaacaatttactaccactaaatagctaattatgtgtggacaaaataaagttcatgatcataaatgtattttcagcagcatagccaaaagaTATCACCGATTTGGgggggaaaacacacaaaatgacgcattaggTGTAGAATGCCGACGCACAATCGCATTctgcacctgtgtttgacgtgcgatTGTTTCCCCGTACGCTGATCTGAtgatgacattaacagttgtctgttaataacaccaggcttaccactaaaacaagtgtaaatatgtcatttgtatgaggaaaaaaataggttttaaccGTCGGTTTCGGGTTGGGCGCGGATATAAATCCCTACTGTCTAtcagacctgtaggtttcacttttgctctGACCGGTTTGGGTCCAAGCTTGAagattcatatcataaatggtcagtgtttaaaagcaaaatgGCACCACAAAATGCCAAAAGATTATTTGGCTCTCTCTTTCTTTATCATCGTATTCGTCCTCctccacctgctcattcattctccagctccactgcacaaaaactttgagaCAAACACTACAATGCACATGCGGGTCAGATTGGAGCCACATACCGTTCACACTGGGGTCTGATACAGGTCACGTTTAAAATGGAAATGTGAACGAACGAACAAGAAATCAAaactgagcaaaaaaaaaatcaaaattgagCATTAGAACTTGCTTTGTGAACGTAGCTTGTCCTCACAGCAGAGAGTGATATGTGTTTTCATGTCTGTAGAACATCacaaaactctccaataacacaatatAAAGTCTCAACATTTGTTTACTAGTCTTcatggagaaaacagtcgcaaagagttccacagttgtGCGCCCAAGCGTTTCCAAGAAGAATttttcaggaggggaggggggagtgtgGAGCGCCTCACTAtcctacatactgcagctttaagtacgttttttaaaaagtaaagtcattcaatacatttctgcacccaactgttactgagtaaattatatacagtatttctgtTTCATCATCTCTTCATAAACTTCTGACCTCAGTTGGATTTACTTaaaacttttgtttgtttttaattgtactCAGCCATAGAAATTCTAAATAATCCACAGAGAAGTCGCTCTGTGCTATATCCCATGTCCAGATGTTCGACTGCTCAGTGCAATGCTGATTGACATCTTTATTTTTCAAGAAGAGGTGCACTATTGGCCGAAGATGGTGCAAATCATCAATGGACTACTGAGGGTGTGCTCTGgttcagtggttcacaaccaaGGGTACGCATACCCTAGGGGTTACTtggaaacatttattaatcaatttcaaaataatagGAAAACGTTCCGAGTTCCTTTTTAGGAACAGGATTAATTAATGGTGCTGAGGAAATTTACTCACACAAGCTATATTTTACAAAGAAGACCGTATTTACTTACAAATGAAGTAGTCACACGaaaatgtcattgtttttttgaaatgcacttagaatttgaatgttttttttttactaattggTTCGAGTCATGGCATGTGATATAAGGCAGATGGTCATAATGTTATGAGGATGAGGACAGTCCTCATCAGACTGATGGACAACCACCAACCTGTAATGAGACCACCTACTTATTGTAGACTTATTTTACCTGTATACCTATACATTTTTGGGTTAACAGAGAATAGTGGAAATTGTGTGGATTGATGCAGGAAGGTTGGTGGGTTTACATCATTTATGTAGACAGAATAATTAAATTCTTCTTACCGTTTCTTTCCGATCATGGACATTGTTAATTTGGTCTGTGATATTGTTTGATGTATATGGGGAATCtatgttggtttgcattttcatgaagggaacaaataataaataaatcaggcaaatgaAAGCAGTTATTGGTCACAGGATTATTTTTGGTATATTTGAAACCAACTTTTACAGTATTTCCCatggaataaatgtagaatttCCCtcagaatgaataaaaaaatacattatttgtgcacagaaacaagaaaATTATCTATATAAAAATAATCAGATTTTGCTCGGAAACCTTTTTCTTCCTTTCTACTGAATTCAATTGTTATTGTGAAAGGCTCCAAGCAGGTGTTTTCCAGTGCTGTCGTGTGCTGTGTTTGTGTTGAACATAGGATGACCTCTGTAGAGCTTCGGTGTTTGGACACTTGCATTAGAACAATGTTGAGCAATAATGTGGAAGTTGGTGTGGCTGACAGTGACAGCAGCGTGCTTGGTGTGAGGATGAATAAAACCCTGCTGCTGGTCAATGAGGATCCTAGCAGCACTGAAATCATTTCTCAGATCAGTCCAAACACAGgcaggaggaggggggaggagccTTTCATTAAATGAGATTAAATCACATCAAATACTGCAGCAGCATGTCCTGCAGCCAAAAGCTCCCCCCATCAACTTCAAGCTTGTTcccactttaaaaaaagacaaatgcaCTTCAGAAAtgatttgctttttttgttggtgGCGGCTTGACAACCTGTTTTAAACATTGCGTCTGCAAGACTGTGATGTCACAGCGTGTGTGGGACAGGGCGACGTGTGAGAAGATGTTTTTGGACGTTGCCCTTTTCTTGATTCCACACCCACCTCCTCTTCACCAGCTCGCGACATGTTGGGAAGCAGTGCTGCTTTGCACCCGTCAGGGTTGATAAGGGACCCGAGATGGCTTGAATATGACACCACAGGCCACGCAGCGACAGCCGAGAAGAACCGTCAACATCTCACTTAGAGGAACAAAACAGCGTGACATGGAATCCAGAACAGTAAACACAACTGTGCACCATGAAGGGGCAAGAAGAATGTTCCCAAATAACTGTTCATAAattagctttatttatttttccatacaATAGGTTTTATAATCATTCCAAATATATATCAGTGCATAACCGATCATTGTTAAGTCAATTTCTACAGACTGAGATCcatgttaaacaaacaaaaaccctgCACGCTTGTAGCACCATGGCTTCATATTTGTTTGCTATGTACACATACATAAACACTAAATACGTTTTGCTTCCAATAAGCCATTTCTCATACAAACACTCTGCATAGATTCCTCTCACATGCACTGGTTACCAAACAGAGGCACtgagttgcaaaaaaaaaaaagaaaaaccgcCCTCTAGACTGATATGAATCTGTTTGAACCTTTTTCTCTTTCCTGTTTTGGCAACAAGCcgaggaaaaacagaaaacagtgaaaagtTGCCCCGTGCACAAAGACAGATGAAGTGTACTCAAGGACAAAGCCGTACATTCAGAGGAACATTCAGCACAGATATATATACCTTTGTGTCTACTTTTCTTTCAAGCTGAGAAAAGCCTTTCGAGGAACtttttgatcatttctgtgtggTAATGAATAAATACCGTCTGCTGACTCTTGGTCAAGTATCTGAATGGGTTTGTGACAGCACTTGCACTAATACAAAAAGGCAGAGAAGGTGCCTTATTGGTGTGATGAATAACGAATAATGACACTTCAAAAATGAAGCGCTGACCTCCAGAGATGTAACCAAGAAACTCATGATGATGTAAACTTTGcagtgggaaaaaaatcaattatggCAAATGCAGGTGAGTGATAGTCGTACACTGAAACTTAATAAAACAATGCACAACTCCAAGGACTCCTCGTTTACAGTTTTTACAAGATAaccatgtattattattagttaaaaCTATTGAACTgtcctttttaaaatgtatttttactgaCAGAAACAGTCCTAACCTCACTAAAGATGAGTTGTTTCATAAGGTGCACGTTTTTTCAGTCCTATAATGAGCATCTGAAAAAGCTTTACTAGAACAGATTGTATTCACAccagaaataaaatatatttgaatatttacacACATCTCAGATTTGCTTTATACTTCACATGAATGATAACAATGTGTCAAAGGGGTTACTGTGCAAACGTTCTTGtacatttcacttatttatgaAGGTGATTTGATTAAGTGCATAGTCCAAGCATTGCTAAAACAAAATAGCAAAAGTTTAGATATATAGATCCCCTTCGTCATTTCATTTTAAGCCTTTAGGAACGTTTTTTACAGCAGGAATTGGATGACTATGTTAGGCCAAGGTCCACAGCAGCATGGAAAACATACACAATCAAGAAAAGATTCACAGTATTCCAAAAAGCATCTGCTTATGCATTTAAATTGAATACAGGCCAACTGAATGATGCTTTAGGTTTTGCACAGACTTATAACACtaataatagtttttaaaaaattaggaTGGCTTTAAATGAAGTCTGGGAGAAGAAATTTGTGATTCCTTCAGAGCTACCCTGTTTGTAACGTAACTGTCAAAATCTACTGTCGTGAgttttttattatacattagGCAGCTTTAAAATTGTGGAGCCATTATGTGTTTTGAAGAGGAGTGAGGAGTTAAAGGCTAAAAGCTTCTTGAAAATTCCTAAACAGAATATTCTGCACAATTTGGACCACCTTTATATACATAGAGTGTAAAGCAAATCTTAGATGAAATGGTCCATTTTGGTAGCCTGAGCTGATGTCAAATGGAAAAGTCACCAGTGGCGTCAACATGTTTACACACGTTACATTCAACGGTCTGCCTGTCACACACTTATTCATTCATACATGCACAGAAAGGACATCCAATCAGGGCTCAAAGTGTTTAAACATGCAGTACCAGTATGTCTTCCTATTTCCAGATGAATATTGAACCAATATGCTTAACTCAGTTTATCCTTACATTCTTTTTAAAGGGAGGGACTTTTAACTTGGAGAGCTCAGATTATAAAGATACCaataaaattatgttttatatatatctacagtattgagaaatgaaaagaaaaaataaagggcTGTTGGTGGGTGCTGTAAATGCTCTCATTACAATAGTTCCTCATAGAAGAGCAGGTAAGCCTGAGAATTGAGCACCCTGGACTCTGGTACCGTCTGAACCGTGGTGTCGCTGACGTACACCCACTGGCCCtgggagctgctgctgctgtctctagcacctgaaacacacacacgcacacacacgcacacaggcaGCATTTTAATGATGAGAGGAAATGCACTAGAATTGCATCATGGAAACAACAGTAAATTCAGAATCAATCTGCACGCTGTGTTTGGACCCAgggtttggaaaccactgtgtTAAATGATGATGAGAGGAAGGAAGAAACGACTGCGAGTCTGTGGTTGTGAGGCCGATTGGATCATGTACTGCCAAATTATTTGAAACACCTTTAGAGGCAACTTATGGCAGAGAAAAGAACATTCAATTCATGAACAACAGccctggtggacattcctgcagtcagcatgaCAATTGCACGCTCCCTCAGATCagtggcattgtgctgtgtgattaaactgaacatttttagagtggccttttattgtggccagcctgaggcacacctgtgcaatattCACGCTGtttaatcagcatcttgatatgccacacctgtgaggtgggatggattatctatgaaaaggagaagtgctcacaatcacagatttagacacatttgtgaacaatatttgtgagaaataggttttgtgtttttagaaaatgttttagatctttgagttcagctcattaaaaataagagcaaaaccaaaagtgttgcatttatatttttgacaataaaatgacacaaaaacttgatcTTATCCCCTGGAAATGAAATGTTATATATTTTCACTTATTCTCTGTAATGTGGCCCTGGCtggaaaacatttttcttaTGATTACAGGAGATAGagagaagagataaaataaAGGTGAGAATATGTTCCAATTAAAAGGATTCCCACTGACCTGGCAAGTTCTTGTTGTGCAGCTCTGATTTCCTCTGAGGAGTGCGTACTTTAACGTAGGCTGTGTAATGTCCACCGCGCATGGAGCCGCTGTGTTCCACTATCCCGTACAGGCTGTAGAGGACGCGCTCACCTGTGGCCAGGTTCTagtcaacaacaacagcaaatagataaataataacatcAGCATGTGTAAGATTCCCTTAACATCAGTGATTAAGACAGGGAACACTTCATTTAAcccataaaacaaatatattcatAAAATCCTAATGgaataaatagttttaaatttttcaaatcTGTTTCTAATAGAAAACAGTACAGTTAAGTTTGAGAAAAATCTAACAAGTTATAAAATACCTAAAACACCACTAGGGGGTGCTGGTGGGCCTGTTGATAACACTTAGCCTAAAGTTGAAGCCTATATAAACTGCTTTCGCTGACATATAtttcactttagagatattttaGGTGAATTCAACATAAACATATTATTGTAATACCTTGCATGATGCAGAACAGAATGGGGCCAGATCCAACACTAAGGGGAAGTCAACATGGCGGTTCACCTTTCGAAGATTCATCCCAGCCtgaaagaacaaacaataaaatccaAACACATTTACCTGTGATAAAATCACAATGAGCCTTAGAGGGAACACTGCAATCATTTATAGGAATCAACTAGTGGTTCAGGAGTTTAAATACATACTAAAGTTTGTTCAATGCACAATCAAAAACAGAAGCTATTGCAGGTACAGTAGCTACTGCTATTGGACCAGTCCATTTAAAACTGAGATTACATTCGAGCCCATACAGCAAACAAACCTATGTTTGTGTCTAACTAAATCATGATGTGAATAATTGGACAGAATGCAGCAGCTGCGTACCTGGTGGAAGCGTTTAAGATGCAGTGTGATAACAGGGGGCAGCAAAGAGATCAGCATCTGCTTTCTGGCACTGGTGTAAATCTTCTCCAACTTCTTGTCttttaaaagcacaaaaacattcAAGATTGTTAGTTTTAATagtaaaaacattgtttatcatttagtaaccatttttttctgctgagaatacatttatttgggtatgaagtattgtttttatctaactgttgtccaactcttgacattttaattCGGCGtactttgttgtaaaaaaaaaaaataacagtgacTGCCCGCTATGGATTGAAAGAAACTAGACGATGTCtatattggctgagaatggtggtttgtggcattttggtggcttcttacatcactgttggccacgcccctcctataaaaactaccacctgtggactctgcaatctgtgtgAGTAGGTTGGAAGCCACCAACATAAACATCCATGTGTCCTCACCTGCAGATCCGCTCCTACGCAGCAGCTTGTGTCTGCGCTCAGTGCAGCTCTCACAGAGCAGCTTGTTGTTTCCCATCAGCAGCTCCACTGAGGTAAACTGGTGGAGGCAGGACTGGATGGAGCATTCCTTGGAGCTGGGTGTGTAGCTGTGTGACAGAGCCTGAAATGCCCCCTGGTGGTGGAGATTATCCCTGTTGTGGGTTTCTAGCTGCTCTTCTGGTCCATCGCTGGACCCGAGGCCCAAAGAGACCTGGGACACAGCAGTGAGCAGCTGCTCCACAGCTCCACCCTGCCTTGTGGAGGACGATGCAGAGCGAGCTGTGGGGGACGGTATTAAGTGGGTGTATGAATGTCCATGAGTGGAGGGAGAGGCGCGGGGAGCCCACTCGCTCTCAGAGGCCTCGCTGTCAGCATCGTTGCTGCTGTCCTGAGTCCCAGATTCTCTTTCACTGccatctgattggctgccaGCAGCGCTCACTTTGCCTTTGCAGGACGAGACACTTTGGGTGGATCCCatcacctcctcctcttctggcTGCTCCACACCACAGCATTCCCCCCCCTTCTCCTCCACAGAGCAGGACGACTTCCCACTCTGCTGCTTCTATggaagagagacacacacacacacacatacagtatattacattTTCCTCACACGTATTCTCATATTTTTGACATAATCAGACGGATGACGTGTTAATCTTAATAAATATACCAAAGAGCCATTTCATTAGACACAATAGTCTTTTATAATACATACCACTAACTCATAACCATTGCAGCTGTTAGGAAGTGGGATTTATTATAAAGCGagtaaattttttaaaatttagatattgCAATTTGAAGCTGAATAATTATCAGTTTTAAGGATTCCAGTGAGGCCGACGATCACAAAATTAAAAAGGCTGGATTTAGGGGCATTTAGAAAAGGGAGCACCAGTGGAACAGACGCAAGGATAAAAATACATGTCTTGACCAATCAATTATTTTGATTTCTTACAGTGCATGTTgtgatttgttaaaaaaatttttttggtgtttttttttaaacagggcAGATATTAAAAGATCTTCATTCTGcttcttttcattaaaaatgtgaagtttttatgttgtaaataaaatgtcgtgttttattgaaatgaataaataaatatgcaaatCTCAGTCAAATCAGACATCCACTACTTGTAGACAGTGTAATCCACCTTGCAGGACTTAACCGAATCTTTAAGAGCAGATACCATGGCACATGTCTCGAGATCTAGTACAGTCCATACTTAACGGGTcaagaacaaacaaaccaaaaaaaagatcACTGAAAAGAAGAATCACAAGGGCTTTTTGAGACTTACAGCATTGAGTAAAATTATTCAATGCACTTCAGTTGACTCCCAGTTTACTATTTGGCTTAAGTCTACTATATATACTGCATATGAATGTGAAATGTAGTATAATACTGCAGATGTCAGGATAACAAGCTAATAAatgtactgatttaaaaaaacataaggaAAACATGAAGTATTAGCTTTACCACCATAACCTTGACCTACAGGCATTGGTCACAAACAGTTAAGGACAAACAAATACTTGCATAGTTAATAACTTGTAAGAAATTTAGAAGTCAGAGCAGGGATGATGTACACGTGGCCTCTTACCTGTCTACTCAGCTTCCTTGTGTTTCTATTGGTAGAGTGCACAGTGGGAACACTGTGATCAGTGTGAGCTGTGAGACTGTCCTGCTCTCGGCTGCTCTTTAACACTTTACCAGGGTAGGAGGGTTTGGATGTCTGAGAGCAACAAACAAAAGTCAATTTTAGTCAACTTTACATCAGTCTGTGTTACCtttattagtaaaaaaaactaaaacaaaaagcatTAATCAGCTTTGTTTTGTGGCAAATACTTTTTATATCAATACTACATCTATTGTTTGCACTGTGCTCTCTGAGGACCTTTCTAGttcattataataatgatgtgCAGCAGTTTACCCTCTCCTCGATGATGGGTAAAGAGATATCTATGAAGGCCTCTTTAACAGTGGAGATCTGAAAGAGAAATCACACACAGGTCAGAGTTCTAATACAAATCTTCACCTGACATGAAAATGGTCACAATCGTGACTTTATTGGCTGATGATTTCAAAACGTCCTACAGAGGAATTGTCTGCGCCTGTCTATTCATGTCCTGCTGCACACCTGGTGCAATCTTGCTTCAAGGATATGCTTTCATTTGCTTGGAACGGTTTGCATTGTCAGCCACTCTGAGCTCCCACAATATACTACAAAGTCAAACGTGGGAGCTCAGGTTGTGGAACTGCTTctagtatttttctttttttcccacaaaactGAACTCTAttttctttgagttttttttgaACACGGGCAACTTTGTATTACCAACAACAAAGCCTTAAAGATTTCCTGGATAGGCCACTCAAAACTTTGTGGAAGTGGTGTTTCGTGATGAATGGTGACCTTGACCTCAGATCAGAGAAGAATAACAGACATTTTTCGTGAGAGTGGCGCATGatgtcacaaaaacaacaaacgcaTTCAGCAGTGTCTTCACGGTGTGTGTACTGTCCACCCACGTACTTACATGTGAACACTCTTCACACATAATGGTGTTGGTCAGCTCGCCTACAAAGATGCGGTCGACAAAGTTCAATTTCACACCTTCCTTGCCGTATGCTGATGACAGAAGAGAGAAGTTGAAATCAATATATGCATACATGACATTAAAATAGAGATTATTCACTTCGACCATGACCAATTCATTACAATAATGGGTTAGGTCACAGCTGTAAATGCTGTAAAAGGTTTTGATAATTAtcaaagaaaaatgtggaaaaatctCAGTACAGATAAataacgcacgcacaca is a genomic window of Gouania willdenowi chromosome 16, fGouWil2.1, whole genome shotgun sequence containing:
- the usp45 gene encoding ubiquitin carboxyl-terminal hydrolase 45 isoform X1 is translated as MRLKDPFSLKAADMTKRSNKPRKPRDEDSSDEVSGLTCQHVSKAVDLNSVKKSILSSVWLVCSDCLRERTMVNGEPEASQDVLVCLKCGFQGCDLSGTQHAVKHHQAFHSESHCITISLSTWKAWCFECNEELSTHCNKKALAQTLDFLQKHSLKATSAASPKIMKLQEEPSDYADPPRGKSSVINSTLAPVKGINNLGNTCFFNAVMQNLSQTHMLIELIQEMKEKGYKLKICPPVESNLSSLTVGLPNPEPLTAAMFVFLQSMKESGKGPLNPKALFNQLCQKAPRFKGYQQQDSQELLHYLLDSIRMEETKRVKAGILKAFNNPTEKTADEEMKRQVKAYGKEGVKLNFVDRIFVGELTNTIMCEECSHISTVKEAFIDISLPIIEERTSKPSYPGKVLKSSREQDSLTAHTDHSVPTVHSTNRNTRKLSRQKQQSGKSSCSVEEKGGECCGVEQPEEEEVMGSTQSVSSCKGKVSAAGSQSDGSERESGTQDSSNDADSEASESEWAPRASPSTHGHSYTHLIPSPTARSASSSTRQGGAVEQLLTAVSQVSLGLGSSDGPEEQLETHNRDNLHHQGAFQALSHSYTPSSKECSIQSCLHQFTSVELLMGNNKLLCESCTERRHKLLRRSGSADKKLEKIYTSARKQMLISLLPPVITLHLKRFHQAGMNLRKVNRHVDFPLVLDLAPFCSASCKNLATGERVLYSLYGIVEHSGSMRGGHYTAYVKVRTPQRKSELHNKNLPGARDSSSSSQGQWVYVSDTTVQTVPESRVLNSQAYLLFYEELL
- the usp45 gene encoding ubiquitin carboxyl-terminal hydrolase 45 isoform X2; amino-acid sequence: MRLKDPFSLKAADMTKRSNKPRKPRDEDSSDEVSGLTCQHVSKAVDLNSVKKSILSSVWLVCSDCLRERTMVNGEPEASQDVLVCLKCGFQGCDLSGTQHAVKHHQAFHSESHCITISLSTWKAWCFECNEELSTHCNKKALAQTLDFLQKHSLKATSASPKIMKLQEEPSDYADPPRGKSSVINSTLAPVKGINNLGNTCFFNAVMQNLSQTHMLIELIQEMKEKGYKLKICPPVESNLSSLTVGLPNPEPLTAAMFVFLQSMKESGKGPLNPKALFNQLCQKAPRFKGYQQQDSQELLHYLLDSIRMEETKRVKAGILKAFNNPTEKTADEEMKRQVKAYGKEGVKLNFVDRIFVGELTNTIMCEECSHISTVKEAFIDISLPIIEERTSKPSYPGKVLKSSREQDSLTAHTDHSVPTVHSTNRNTRKLSRQKQQSGKSSCSVEEKGGECCGVEQPEEEEVMGSTQSVSSCKGKVSAAGSQSDGSERESGTQDSSNDADSEASESEWAPRASPSTHGHSYTHLIPSPTARSASSSTRQGGAVEQLLTAVSQVSLGLGSSDGPEEQLETHNRDNLHHQGAFQALSHSYTPSSKECSIQSCLHQFTSVELLMGNNKLLCESCTERRHKLLRRSGSADKKLEKIYTSARKQMLISLLPPVITLHLKRFHQAGMNLRKVNRHVDFPLVLDLAPFCSASCKNLATGERVLYSLYGIVEHSGSMRGGHYTAYVKVRTPQRKSELHNKNLPGARDSSSSSQGQWVYVSDTTVQTVPESRVLNSQAYLLFYEELL